The nucleotide sequence TGAGCAGCGAAAGAAAAGAGGGATAAGATGGGAATATTTGACGGTTTAATTGGCAATGCGACAGAAGCGGATATTGAGAAAGTAGAAAAAACGCTTGAGAAAATTCTTTATGAGGGAGAACAGATTGAGAAGGCCTTTCAGATTTTAAGGGACTTAATTGTTTTCACTAGCAGGCGCCTAATAACAATTGATAAGCAAGGAGTAACTGGAAAAAGAATGGAATACCATTCTATTCCCTACCGCAGCATTACGCATTTCAGTGTACAGACAGCTGGCACATTCGATCTGGAGGCTGAGCTGCTTATTTGGATCGCTGGCACAGAGAATCCTATTGCGAAGCAGTTTCGAAAAGATGACAGCATATTTGATGTGCAAAGAGCACTTGCTGCTTATGTGTTGTAGCGTCCTTACATATCAAATTTGCATACATAAAGGAAAAGAGACAGACGCATGAGCTGTTTCTTTTTTGGAAAAGTCTTATTAAGCTGTTTTTTTATGATTTTCATCCTGGATAGATATATGTAGAGAAGGCACCATAGATGGAAGAAGAAAATGAAATCAGACTTTGCCTGCTGCATCGTAAGGAAATTGCAAGTCAAGTCTGACTTTATCAATATTCCAGGAGGATGTATCTTGATCGGAGATCCTATCTATGGTGTTTCATTCATGAGGCAAAGGCAGTGTTATTCACACTGATTGTTTAGCACCAGAAGGAAGCGCCAATGATAATCAAAAGAATGAACAACACAACAATCAATGCAAAAGTGCCGCCGTAACCGCCGCCATAATAGCCACCGCCGTAGCCGCCGCCATAACCGTAGCCGCCACAGCATCCGCCGCCAAAGAAGCCCATGCTTTTCACCTCCTAATTAATTAAGAACAATATATACTATGAGTTACATATAAAGAAGGTTTGGATTAATGTACTAGTAGGATAAGTAATTGCTGTTTTTTGATTGCTTTCGTGAGATCATTCAGTTTATAAGAAAAGCTTTCATTGCTGTGTTTGCCGCGGATTGACATGAAAATGAAACAGCCAGGCGTGTACCTGGCTGTTTTATTTAAAAGACAACGAATCATCAAAAGCCAAACCGTCTAGGTCTTGGAGGACAACAAGGATTAACTGGCTTCCCACACATGATGTGTTGTTCACAACATTCGTTCACAACAGATTCTGTATGTGGGAAATAATGTTCGTGATTAATCATATGTTTGTTAACTGTAGTTGTATGAGAAGGATGAATATGGGGTACGACAGTATTGAAAACATTTGTTTTGACAAATTGCTGTGTCGGTGAAACTAATGGCGGATCGTATTGATTAGGCATTAGTTGCGGTGGGCACAGATGAGGAGGACATCCTCCATGGCCAGCCCAAGGTCTATTAAACATGTCATGACCTCCTTTTTTCTAAGGTGTGAGTCATTAATAGTCTATGGAAATAGACTGGTTATGTCCGGGTTGGTTACCCATTTATTTCAAATAAAAGAGAAATGAAGCGTGACAGATTAATCTTTCTACAAAGAGACTAGATTCGTCACACAACCTAAGAAGGATAAGGGGAAATGACTGGTAGAAGAAAAGCATAAGAAAAGAGAGCCCTTGGCTGCTCTCTTTTCTTATGTCTGGATAAAGATACATATGGCTGTTAATACTTATGTTGTTTTTTAGACTTTTTTTTATGATGTGGCTTATGATGAGGCATTGGATAAGCCATCGGCGGTTGAGTAATTAACACGGCTTGCTGCTGGGTCACATGTGGATGCGCTAGATAATGATGAAAGTGGTGATGAAAATGGTGGTGATGCGGACAGCATTCCATCTCGCTTACTGGGTGTCCACATCCCATCATTTGGGCATGGCCAGGGTGCATCATGGGTGCCCCATGCATAAACCCTCTCATATCAGGGACTGCATATTGATCTGGCCACATTTCCTCGTCTAACCACATGCCTTCGCTCTGTTCAATGCTTACATTTTCTCTTTCATATTGATCCTGCCATACATTTTGGTCTGGCCACATATGATTTTGTTCTTGTTCCATTTTTGCCACCTGCTTTTTAATAGTTGTAGAAAACTTTCGTACACTTGCATGCTATGTTCCATACTTAAAAAAGAGCTTGTTTTTATCGGGTTTGGGTGATGACCTATTATCTGCAAAAAATTATTTAATCTTTTGAGGTTTTTTAGTGGAAACACATTTAGAAAGTGGGCTCTTCATTTCTTTGTGCCGAAAAATCAGCATTTTTTCTCATTTTTCAAAAAAATATTGTTTTTTAACTTTTTTTATGGATATAATTAACAACGTAGATTTAATGCGTTTGTCAGCCGCACGTTCATGAACTGGTCAGCTTTCACATTAACTTCAAGAGGCAGAAGCAACGGATGCTTTTTGAAAGGAGGTGAGACCAGATGACGATCAACTTAATATTTGTCATTATCACCATAAAAAGACGCAAAAAAAGTGTGGAAGATTATTTTCATGACGAGCGCGTTGAACAAATGTATGAAGAAATGAAATTAAAGCAACACGAAAACATGAGAAACCTGTTTTAAAAAAATTACAAACTGGAAGGAGAATGTACTATGACTTTCTTATTGCCAACTCAAGTAAAATTATTGAATTCACTCTTCGTTTTGAAGGATTCTGCCTAGTAAAGCTGACCAGAACTAAAGTAACACCAGAGCTGATAATTTGCCCCCGCCATGTAATTTGCTGCGGGGGTTTTTATCGTCAATGGAGAGAGTGCATATAATTTTTGAATAGGAATGATACTTATGTCGACTGCAACGAATAAAGCCGAAGTACGTCAGGCTACAATCTACAGTATTTTGTTTGCTATTAGTGCAGGGCACTTTATTAATGACTCCATACAATCTGTAGTTCCTGCTATGTTTCCCATTATTGAACGTTCTTTAGATTTATCTTATGCACAGCTGGGCTGGATTGCTTTCGTATTAAATATGACCTCTTCGGTGATGCAGCCGGTATTTGGAGCTGCGGCTGACCGGAAACCGCAACCGTACCTGCTGCCGGCCGGAATGCTTCTATCTATGATTGGTGTTATCGGTTTTGGTTTGTCTCCTAACTTTTATTTCGTACTCCTCGCTGTATTGTTTATTGGCTTAGGGTCAGCTGTTTTTCATCCGGAAGGATCACGGGTCGCTTTTATGGCAGCAGGTGGCAAGCGAGGGCTGGCCCAATCCATTTATCAAATGGGCGGGAACGGCGGCCAATCGCTGGCTCCGGTTTTTACAGCCTACATTTTTTTACCGCTTGGTCAGAAGGGGGCGTTATTGTTTGCGGCAGTTACCGCAGTTGGTGCGTTGCTGCTTTCAAGAGTCTCCGCCTGGTATAAGCAACGGCTGACGGCTCAGGCGGCAAAGAAGAAACAGCAAGTTTCCTTGAAAAAAACAAAATTACAGGCACGGATAAAGTGGGCAATGGTGTTATTAATTTTCTTTGTATTTGCCCGCTCCTGGTATGCGGCAGCTATAACGAACTTTTATCAATTTTATTTAATTAAGGATTATGGATTGACTATTAAACAATCACAATTATATTTGTTTGTTTACTTGGCTGCTGGCGTGGCAGGCACGTTTCTTGGCGGGCCGCTGGCTGATCGCTTTGGCCGGAAAAATCTACTTGTCTTTTCCATGCTGGGTGCTGCTCCGCTTACAGTCATTCTTCCATATGTACCGGCTTTCGCTGTCCTGCCGCTCTTGTTGTTAATTGGTTTTATCTTGCTATCAAGCTTTAGTGTAGCCGTGGTTTATGCACAGGAGCTGCTTTCTAATAAAATTGGGATGGCTTCCGGTTTAATTGTTGGGCTTGCGTTCGGGATGGGGGCTATCGGGGCTGTCATCCTCGGCTTTCTCGCTGACAGTTTCGGAATAAAATTTATTATGATTCTATCAAGTCTTCTCCCGCTTCTCGGTATTAGTGCTCTTTGGCTTCCAGGAGATCAAAAATTACGGGAAATGCAGGATAAGTAATGGTAAATTAAAGACGGCTTCACAACCAGTTATTCACTGGTTGTGCGGCGGCTTTTTTTACCTATCAGTAATCAGTTTATCAATAAGGCGGAGGAAGGTATGCTAAGGCAAATAGTCAGTATAATTTTGACGACTATAAAAATGATGTATTAAATTTTTAAGCAGAGTCTATTAGTTGAAAAGCAATGTATACGTTTATTAAGCTGCATAGTATTTTAAGTTCTTTACTCTTTAGTAGATGTAATAGCTTTTTTGTAGAATTGAGTCAACTTAGTTCTGAATATTCAGTTGACACGATCTCTTCCATAGACTAGTATCTAAATTAGATAGATAAGAGCGGATGAATATTGTGGGAGAGACTAGACCCATGGTTTAGCACCGAAGGAGCAAGTACCAGCTGGTATCAATCTCTCAGGTAAAAGGACTACAATAGGACGCATCTCTGGAGAGAGCCATAGGCCACCAAAGGAGTTAAACTCTCAGGTACAAGGGACAGAGAAAAATGGGAAATACTCCTGTTTTTCTCTGTCTTTTTTTGTCGGAGAAAAATGGAGAAAAGTAAAAAGGAAGAGGAGAACCTCGAAATTATCCTTGTAAGAAAAAGAATGGTAATGACTCTATTTCTAGATTGATTGCACAACAAGAAATGAAAGAAACTGCCCTGAAAAAGAGTTAGAAGCCTTGGATTCGATTGTTTTAGAAATTGCAGGCATTAACGGAACGGGAGCATGTGCATTGACAAAATTTACCGCTGAAGAGCATGCATGTTCTTTTGAGGAATTTATTTGTTCTGAAATGTAAGCGCTTTTTTTCTTTCGGATTAACGAATTTTATATTAAACTTTAATTGTGGGATATTTAATTTATTAGCTTACGATTTAAATACCGTAACAAAATATTTTAAATCGACAAGAAAGAATATTCCGAAAAGTAGAAAGAGGGAAATGGTATGCAGGAACAAACTTTGTCGAGAGGCCTGAAAAACCGGCACGTACAACTCATTGCTATTGGCGGGGCAATTGGAACAGGATTATTTCTTGGAGCAGGAAAATCTATTCATTTAGCAGGCCCTTCCATTTTATTTGCTTATATGATTACAGGAGCCATTTGTTTTTTAATCATGCGTGCACTTGGGGAATTGCTTTTAAGTAATTTAAATTATCATTCGTTTGTTGACTTTGTAAGAGATTATTTAGGGAATATGGCAGCGTTTATGACTGGATGGACCTACTGGTTCTGTTGGATTTCTATTGCGATGGCCGATTTAACGGCTGTTGGTTTGTATACTCAGTACTGGTTTCCATCTGTCCCGCAGTGGATGCCAGGGTTAATCGCCCTTGTCATTTTACTATTTATGAACCTTGCCACTGTCAAACTGTTTGGTGAAATGGAATTCTGGTTTGCTTTGATTAAGGTTATCGCCATTCTAGCACTGATTGTTGTTGGGGTTGTAATGATTATTAAAGGCTTTTCTACTCCTTCAGGAGCAGCCAGTTTTACAAATCTATGGAGCCATGGCGGCATGTTCCCTAATGGCATAAATGGATTTATCCTTTCCTTCCAGATGGTCGTGTTTGCGTTCGTTGGCATTGAATTGGTAGGGTTGACAGCGGGTGAAACAGAGGATCCAGAGAGAGTTATTCCAAAAGCGATTAACAATATTCCTATTCGGATTATTATTTTCTATATTGGTGCGCTTATCGTTATTATGAGTGTGTATCCGTGGAACGATATTGTCCCAACTGAAAGCCCATTCGTGCAGGTATTCGTAGCAGTTGGTATCGCTGCAGCTGCTGGTATTGTGAATTTCGTCGTGTTGACGTCTGCGGCTTCAGCATGTAATAGTGCCATCTTTAGTACAAGCCGGATGGTCTACTCACTTGCTAAAGACAAAAATGCACCTGTATCTTTGGCCAAGCTTGATGGTCGCAAGGTACCTTCTAATGCCTTGTTCTTTTCAACAGTAGTCATCTTGATTTCCGTTGTATTGAACTATGTGATGCCAGAGGGAGTATTTACATTAATCACAAGTGTTTCTACCGTATGCTTTATCTTTATTTGGGGCATTACAATCATCAGCCATTTGAAATACCGTAAAACAAGACCGGATTTAGCGAAAGTGAATAAATTTAAAATGCCGCTTTACCCGTTTGCTAATTACTTAATTTTAGCTTTCCTAGCATTCGTTCTTGTCGTGCTTGCTCTTGCGGAAGATACTCGTATTTCCTTATTCATTACGCCTGTTTGGTTTATTTTGTTAATCGCGGTGTATAAGATGCGCAAAGTAAAGATAAATCATGCCGATCAAGAAAAAATAGTAGAAAATTAAAAGACAATATAATAGATGTAAAGACCGGAGCTGCAGCTGAAAAGTATAAACACTTATTCAGCTGCAGCTCCTTTTATTTTTCCTATATCTTGCATGTTAGAAAGCTATCTGTTAAAAGGTAGCCATCATTATAGCTAAAAATTGAAAATAGAAAGGATATACATTATAGTAAAATATTAGTAGGATAATAAGACTATCTATTACAACTAAAGATCATAGGGGGAGAATATGAGAAAAAACGCTTCTGTTCGATCAAAAATTTTATTAGTTATCACAGCTATCATCTTTACTATTGGCCTTGCTGCATCAGCAGGAATTTACTATTCCGTCCATACTTCTGCCAATCATTCGTTAGGAGCCTTCACAGGGGATATAGCAAAAAACTATAGTGAAACAATAGATGGGGGAAAGTATGAATCATTTATAAACGATCCAAAGGAAGATAGAAATTATCATTCGCTTCAAAAGCAGTTAGCGCACTTTCGAGAACAAACGGGGGCTTTATTTGTATATATTTTAGATGTAGACGGTCAAAAGGTCCGCAACATGATAGATGGAGGCTCCAACCTTTCGGATGATAAACCGCCTGCAATGGGAGACGAGAGCTCTATTCCTGCAGAAGAGCTAGCTCCGGTATTGGAGGGAGAGATACAGCGTACAGATGTATTCAACGATCCGAAATACGGCCAATATTTATCAGGGTTTGCACCAATCAAAAACGAGAATGGAGAAGTGATTGGTGTATTGGGAATTGATATTTCGGCTGAAACCGCTAACAAAATAGGAGGGGATGTATTTTTCTCTACTGGGTTAAAGCTTCTAGCCCTTATTTTTTTATTGTTTTTATTAACTGTTGGTGGAATGAACGTTTATTTAAAAAGAAAGCTTTCTCCATTAACTTTACTTGAAAAGCAAGCGGAGAAAATGGGGAACGGTGATTTTTCCGAACAGATTCAGGCTGCCTCAGGAAAAGATGAATTTAGCAAAATTCAACAGGCGTTTATACTTATGCAGGAGCAGTTAAGAGGATTAATTAAAGAGGTACAGTCATCCTCAGATTATAGCGCCAAGACATTTACAGAAATAACAAACGGTTCACAGGATATTCGTGAACAGACGAAAGAAATTGTACATGCAAGCAGTGAAATTGCTTTGGGGAATCAGGAGGTTACAAAAGCTGTTGAAAAGTCTATGGTGGCCGTCAACCATTTACATGAAAATTTAAATGATATGGAGCAAAATATTCAAAAATTGCATCGTTTTTTTAAAGAAATTACGGCAGGACAGCAAGAGAGCATTGCGCAACTCAGTCAATTTATCATTCATTCTGAGCAAACACAGACGAGTTATCAATCAGTGGTAGAAGAATTAAAAATACTACAGGAAGAGTCTGCGGCTATTACAAAGATTATTTCTGACATTCAAGGCATTGCTGATCATACAAATTTACTAGCGCTCAATGCCAGCATCGAAGCTGCAAGAGCTGGAGAACATGGGAAGGGATTTGCAGTAGTAGCTAAAGAAGTCAGCGCTCTTTCCACCCAATCGAAAGAAGCAACGAGTATGATCCAGCATTCTTTAAGTAACATTCAGTCGCAAGTGGAAAAAACGATTGGACGAACGGATGCAACATCACGGGAATTCCTTATTCAAAAAGCTGAAATTGACGCAGTCATTACAAATGTCAATCGCTTGAAAGAAAAAATCGAACAATCCTTTAGGGAGTTAACTGTTATTCAAGAGAGAACGTCCTCAATTATGAGCGAACATTCTACTTTAAATCACCAGATGATCTCTGTAAATTCTGTATCAGAAGAAACGGCTGCTGCTACAGAAGAGGTGGATGCAATTATTCAGCAGGTGCAAAGCAATTTGAATCGCTTTACGGATCAAGTTTTGGAAGCCGGTCATGTTGTTACAGAGGTCCATCAAAAGGTACGAGCCTTCAAATTATAAACCCATTAAAAAAGCTAGTTCGTCCAGAAGTACTTCTGGACGAACTAGCTTTTTGTTGAGAGCAATCTTATATAAAATTTCTTAAGGCTGCCATGATGGCAATCCCGACGATAACAGTTACTAACAGGCTTTTTGTCCATAAAGCAATGAGTAAAGTAGGAATGGTTGCTACTAAAACTTGCCAATTAAGAGACGGTAGTGTTCCTTCTCTATGCTCAATTACGCTCCCTGCCACCAAAGCCGTTAAAATACACACTGGGATAAAGGAAAGCCACTTCATTATAGCGTCCGGTAGTTGTACGTTACGCACAATCAGAAAAGGAGCAACACGAGGAATCCAGGTCACGATCGCACAGCCGGCCAGGATAAGAATTACAGTTATGTTTATACTCATTTAGACGTCACCACCCCGATGGTTGCTACGATCACAGTCGAGAAAATAACGGCGAGATCGACCGTGACGAAAGATGAGAAAATATACATCATTACAATCATTAGGAAGATAAGCATTAAATAGTGCTTTAACTTGGCTGCTTTAATGCTTTCCAGCTGCAGTACAAGGAGGGCGATAAACATTGCAGTTAAAGCAAAATCTAAGCCGAATTTCTCAGGATCAGCTACCCACTTCCCAAGAACCGCACCAATGACACAAGAAGCAATCCACGTCGTATAAGCCGTTAAAT is from Bacillus sp. PK3_68 and encodes:
- a CDS encoding PH domain-containing protein; its protein translation is MGIFDGLIGNATEADIEKVEKTLEKILYEGEQIEKAFQILRDLIVFTSRRLITIDKQGVTGKRMEYHSIPYRSITHFSVQTAGTFDLEAELLIWIAGTENPIAKQFRKDDSIFDVQRALAAYVL
- a CDS encoding YjcZ family sporulation protein, encoding MGFFGGGCCGGYGYGGGYGGGYYGGGYGGTFALIVVLFILLIIIGASFWC
- a CDS encoding spore coat protein, yielding MPNQYDPPLVSPTQQFVKTNVFNTVVPHIHPSHTTTVNKHMINHEHYFPHTESVVNECCEQHIMCGKPVNPCCPPRPRRFGF
- a CDS encoding YrzI family small protein codes for the protein MTINLIFVIITIKRRKKSVEDYFHDERVEQMYEEMKLKQHENMRNLF
- a CDS encoding MFS transporter, producing the protein MSTATNKAEVRQATIYSILFAISAGHFINDSIQSVVPAMFPIIERSLDLSYAQLGWIAFVLNMTSSVMQPVFGAAADRKPQPYLLPAGMLLSMIGVIGFGLSPNFYFVLLAVLFIGLGSAVFHPEGSRVAFMAAGGKRGLAQSIYQMGGNGGQSLAPVFTAYIFLPLGQKGALLFAAVTAVGALLLSRVSAWYKQRLTAQAAKKKQQVSLKKTKLQARIKWAMVLLIFFVFARSWYAAAITNFYQFYLIKDYGLTIKQSQLYLFVYLAAGVAGTFLGGPLADRFGRKNLLVFSMLGAAPLTVILPYVPAFAVLPLLLLIGFILLSSFSVAVVYAQELLSNKIGMASGLIVGLAFGMGAIGAVILGFLADSFGIKFIMILSSLLPLLGISALWLPGDQKLREMQDK
- a CDS encoding amino acid permease — protein: MQEQTLSRGLKNRHVQLIAIGGAIGTGLFLGAGKSIHLAGPSILFAYMITGAICFLIMRALGELLLSNLNYHSFVDFVRDYLGNMAAFMTGWTYWFCWISIAMADLTAVGLYTQYWFPSVPQWMPGLIALVILLFMNLATVKLFGEMEFWFALIKVIAILALIVVGVVMIIKGFSTPSGAASFTNLWSHGGMFPNGINGFILSFQMVVFAFVGIELVGLTAGETEDPERVIPKAINNIPIRIIIFYIGALIVIMSVYPWNDIVPTESPFVQVFVAVGIAAAAGIVNFVVLTSAASACNSAIFSTSRMVYSLAKDKNAPVSLAKLDGRKVPSNALFFSTVVILISVVLNYVMPEGVFTLITSVSTVCFIFIWGITIISHLKYRKTRPDLAKVNKFKMPLYPFANYLILAFLAFVLVVLALAEDTRISLFITPVWFILLIAVYKMRKVKINHADQEKIVEN
- a CDS encoding methyl-accepting chemotaxis protein codes for the protein MRKNASVRSKILLVITAIIFTIGLAASAGIYYSVHTSANHSLGAFTGDIAKNYSETIDGGKYESFINDPKEDRNYHSLQKQLAHFREQTGALFVYILDVDGQKVRNMIDGGSNLSDDKPPAMGDESSIPAEELAPVLEGEIQRTDVFNDPKYGQYLSGFAPIKNENGEVIGVLGIDISAETANKIGGDVFFSTGLKLLALIFLLFLLTVGGMNVYLKRKLSPLTLLEKQAEKMGNGDFSEQIQAASGKDEFSKIQQAFILMQEQLRGLIKEVQSSSDYSAKTFTEITNGSQDIREQTKEIVHASSEIALGNQEVTKAVEKSMVAVNHLHENLNDMEQNIQKLHRFFKEITAGQQESIAQLSQFIIHSEQTQTSYQSVVEELKILQEESAAITKIISDIQGIADHTNLLALNASIEAARAGEHGKGFAVVAKEVSALSTQSKEATSMIQHSLSNIQSQVEKTIGRTDATSREFLIQKAEIDAVITNVNRLKEKIEQSFRELTVIQERTSSIMSEHSTLNHQMISVNSVSEETAAATEEVDAIIQQVQSNLNRFTDQVLEAGHVVTEVHQKVRAFKL
- a CDS encoding AzlD domain-containing protein; amino-acid sequence: MSINITVILILAGCAIVTWIPRVAPFLIVRNVQLPDAIMKWLSFIPVCILTALVAGSVIEHREGTLPSLNWQVLVATIPTLLIALWTKSLLVTVIVGIAIMAALRNFI